Below is a genomic region from Aricia agestis chromosome 16, ilAriAges1.1, whole genome shotgun sequence.
CAACCAGTGGACCACCAAGTAGTTGCAATACACTAATTTTAATTTCTTGGTGGTCCATGGTTCCATGTAGATTTAAGAATCTACACAAAAAGAAAGACTTTGTTTGATTtgcatgcatttttaaattttgtgtgTTTTAATGGAATGTCagtattaatttttaacatagcttaaataaatgtattttgcaAACCAAGTGTagcgcataaagttaatatacctagcggaatagagaaacaaaggcctgagcaagagagatgtcactatcagtaacactgcgtggtaaaaagagacgtgtgatacatgacagcagcactctttttttgacatccagtcagcacgtgccgtacgttgacaatttaatctcatagaattcatgttcaatcatgcttgtgtaagtgtatacatacacatatttttcacacagatgaaaaccaattttggttacatttgacagctcgagattgttgctctattccgctaggtatattaactttatggtgtagcGTAAACTTTTTTGCTATTGATAATGCAACTAAAAGTATGCAACATTTATACATATTAACatttatacattttgattgCATTGATTTTATATTAAGCTCAACAAAAATATCAACTGTTAAAGCTAGACTCTAGATAATGGCtttacaattttgttttatgagctaggcatacaatatacatacagttTCGAATAtaatcaaagaagttgattcctaggaaaccggcggacctaagtaatttggtcatgTTATGTCAATCTGATGGGAGTTGCAATCGATcatagctaacattgaattgacatacacCAAAcaacgtaggtctgtcaactgcataggaatcaatttcctctggTATATGGTATTaggcataaacctataatgctaaagaccaacaaagagtatgtataacaagatgaaaagagagaggcagtctagtgaaaacatagacttaatattatatactgtcgtatagaccacctgacaacccgaaaatgcgtgaccattttcgatctgtcaatgtgtgcgtgtgctagtgatgtatattttactatcgatagtatagtattttgctatcgatagtatagtccgttcgagttattttacctcagtttctataagaaataaataatatgcaactttgacagatttgtatttcaaattaggtatcataaattttggtgacgattgaaaagtagatacacattttcttttggaatgatttttcaatcgtcggatatgttatgacatgaggttcttataggggtaaataatatacacattacacattataaagttacttatttattactcaggtaaaatctatctggtaaatcagcccttacattgaaagtaaacgttgaaagtaaacaacacacatagtatattatattttattcttaagttaaatacatatcataatattttttattacaattatttttaaccgacttccaaacaggaggagtctagacgttcggctgtggatatatttttatgtatgttcaacgatgacTCCGCCGTTTCTGAACCGattatcaaaaattttgttttgttatacattgtattgttccgagtaggtatcatgttcacaaaagtggtggtctggtgatggaaaccatgagaaatcgaggtgactccttgatattcaaatgggaacatatggtcccagaaaacgttcaaaatctttcgattaataaattaaaaaaagtagtcaaagtacgttttgtgccaaagcctattataaggtcaatgatttcataaacgatggcacatcttgggagtagaatgctgaatgactgcttgcaaggctacttctacatgacttacaattattatgtgtctatctatgtttacattgtataatatttagttgcagcattgtaaattttattttaaaagattattttttttctcacttttttggcaaaaagtgggccccgtgcgagtttcttatgccggttcttctcgtcggcttagttcccgaaccggtggtaggcaccatgtattctgaaaatatattttatttaagatttgttcagaaataaagcaattttgattttgattttttttaacaccaattgtaagtatagaaaacgttaaggttAACGTTAaggttttaaacaaaaaattaaaaccggcttccaaggcaatgacaatagtaatattatacttaaatgaactaaaaagtattaaataattcttattatgtactcagtattaattctgttctcaatcttcattatttttgcaatcggtaccagctaacctaatcggcagttctctgacagaataggtaggtataactgcaacttatatacttaggactggtaccgacttcaaaattatgaagattgagtacagaataaggattatttaatactttttagttcatttaagtataatcttaaatgaactaaaaagcaataattgcttataattgcttatttttaataattgcttcagtaacaagtgcaacagtatgtcaaacttactgatacaaataaagttgggatagctcctttaaccaaaatagtatttattctactttttctttaaaaattttcaatgaaatgtttgctacatattgttgaatttttcatgggattccaaccaacacgcccaattaatttcagctattttcctcttattagaggatcttgagtgaatctgtaaaacaaatgattgtgatatacagggtgtaacaaaaataagtgataatactttagggtgtgtacgtgttccttgtagagagttcactgtgaaagtagcagcgctgaaagaccaaaatatttttcacaatgaggaaactcgtgacgctcgcgtGACGACgctaactactataatatagagtgactctaaaactagaggaaggttttatacaaggtgtaacaaaaataagtgataatactttagggtgtgtacgtgttccttgtagagagttcactgtgaaagtagcagcgctgaaagacgattttttttttcacttttgtatgggcaagggcctgagcgtcacgagtttctccatacaaaagtgaaaaatttttttcgtctttcagcgctgctactttcacagtgaactctctacaaggaacacgtacacaccctaaagtattatcacttatttttgttacaccctgtatatcatattcatttgttttacagattccctcaagatcctctaataagaggaaaatggctgaaattaattgggcgtgttggttggaatcctatgaaaaattcaacaatatgtagcaaacatttcattgaaaatttttaaagaaaaagtagaataaatactattttggttaaaggagctatcccaactttatttgtaccagtaagtttgacatactgttgcacttgttactgaagcaattattaaaaataagcaattattgctttttagttcatttaagattatacttaaatgaactaaaaagtattaaataatccttattctgtactcaatcttcataattttgaagtcggtaccagtcctaagtatataagttgcagttatacctattctgtcagagaactgccgattaggttagctggtaccgattgcaaaaataatgaagattgagaacagaattaatactgagtacagaataagaattatttaatactttttagttcatttaagtataatatttctattgtcattaccttggaagtcggttttaattttttgtttaaaaaattataattttactctttttagctgtccttaacgttttctatacttacagttggtgttaaaaaaaatcaaaatcaaaattgctttatttctgaacaaatcttgaataataatatattttcagaatacatggtgcctaccaccggttcgggaactaagccgacgagaagaaccggcgtaagaaactcgcacggggcccactttttagcaaaaaagtgagaaaaaaataatcttttaaaataaaatttacaatgctgtaactaaaaattatacaatgtaaacatagacacataataattgtaagtcatgtagaagtagccttgcaagcagtcattcagcattctactcccaagatgtgccatcgtttatgaaataattgaccttataataggctttggcacaaaactttctttgactacttttttaaatttattaatcgaaagattttgaacgttttctgggaccatattatgttcccatttgaatatcaaggagtcacctcgatttctcatggttttcatcaccagaccaccacttttgtgaacatgatacctactcggaacaatacaatatacaacaaaagaaaaatgttaaatgttaaataaacggcggagtaatcgttgaacatacataaaaaatatatccacagccgaacgtctagactcctcctgtttggaagtcggttaaaaataactgtaataaaaaatattatgatattttatgatatgtatttaatttaagaataaaatataatatactatgtgtgttgtttactttcaacgtttactttcaatgtaagggctgatttaccagatagattttacctgagtaataaataagtaactttataatgtgttatgtgtatattatttacccctataagaacctcatgtcataacatatccgacgattgaaaaatcattccaaaagaaaatgtgtatctacttttcaatcgtcaccaaaatttatgatacctaatttgaaatacaaatctgtcaaagttgcatattatttatttcttatagaaactgaggtaaaataactcgaacggactatactatcgatagcaaaatactatactatcgatagtaaaatatacatcactagcacacgcacacattgacagatcgaaaatggtcacgcattttcgggttgtcaggtggtctatacgacagtataatcacaatagacataactacctgtctactctggtataatatattaagtctatggtattAGGTATACCTAACGCGAGTCGTGACCATTTTTTTTGTCAGAGCGGGACATCTGCGGaattaatacataaaaaaatgtcaGCTAAGTGTGAGtaggacttgcgcacgaaggttccgtaccattataaagcaaaaataggcaacaattatgttttttgtataagtatccttcttttcattttattattaattatgaaagtTTAATAGTAAAGCAAGTACAATTGAGAATTTTGAGTTtgtttcaagtgcctatctgttgccattattgatatcgagtatGGGAAATTCTGCCATATTTATATGGCAGAATTTCCCatacgtttcttgtatgggcgTTAATTCCAGGCACTGCACAGGCATTTCGAACGTAAAAACAATTCGTTTGGTCTGTTTGCAAAAGCGGCACAGTTTCGGCCTCGAGGGGGACACCGGGACAGACTGCCTGAAAGCAGGACCGTCCCACCCAAAGCGGGACGTATGGTCATTGGTAAGTGGTCATGTTTGGTATACTATACTTAATGTATTCAGCATTAAACTtgaaattttatatgaattATGGTTATCTCGATTTAAATCGGCCTTGGTTATTATAATCACGGCCAATGCCAGCAGAAAATGACAGAAACCATACAATATTTTAGCtaagtttaataatatgtaaattgcgTAAAACTTCTTTTTGTATGAAACTagaatattaagtatatgaGAAAgtgatattatgtgtaaaatagttttaaaacgAATAAATGCATTTTCAAGTAAACTCCGTTTTCAAAACAtctatttgtaaatatttatgtaagtaatgtgtaattttattaaatacctaCTTATTCAGAATCTTCTACGCAATTTAAAATGAgtccaaaattaaaaaaaaaaattagtgcgTTTATCGCCGCGCGGCTTACCTATCCCTGATCTACCCGTAAAATAGTGTCTTCTTGTTTAGAAAATAAAGTCCAATTTTGAAATTCCATTCAAAAAGCAGTGTCGTGTCGCGTAGCtgatatattacttatataatataagtaatgataataagACTAAACAGGAAcgagtgataaatgataataaatgaaaagcGTACCATTAattatatcattttattttagagAGCATTTTATAACAACGTTGATAACAATTATTCACACTGTTGTTTtgattctttataatatttttggcaTTATAGCGTTTTATgcttaataaatacttaattgcTTACATATTAAAATTAGGGCTGTATAGTCATTTAACTATAATGTGATGCTTATAACTTTAAAAGATTCACATTGGATTTAATTGATTTActagataattttaaaagtacAAAACCTACTCTATTGAAATCAGTTAAAATAGACTTCTCAATACAGTAGGTACCTGTCTTAGATTTGGATTTTAGAACTTCGAGAAACGTCTTGAGGCcacatgataaaaaataattgaggACACCTATAGCATTGTGGGGTTTCTAGTTACAAGTTAGGTATTTAAGCCCTTATTCTCATTTCAAACGTTCCGGAATGTGATATTTTAAAACAGACTAGCCGCACTGAGCAAAGCCACATTGCTCCGTTGCATCGCCGCAGCCGTGCCGCTCCGACGTTGCGTTGTTTGGACGGACGTGATGCTTTGACGGAATGATAGACAGGAGATGAATAAGGTGGGTGAATAAGGGTTGGTTTTCCACCGGAGCTGCGTTGTGATTTGCGAGGAAcctgtttttgagaaccaataaaattgttatatttgtttgaCCTCGCCAAGTGCAGCGAtcctatgtaggatcttaaaaaaCATTCTTCGCAACGCAACTCCTGTGGAAACACAGCCTAACGCGCTTTTTAATATCTTGTATTGTGTTAACGCGCGTCGCAGCAACGCATCCGTTCCGTCGCAACGCGTCGCAGCAGCGTGGCCTCGCCCTAAACGGTGTTTAGTTGATTTTGGCGGGAATCATGATGCAGATGATGCTCTCATCTTTGTCGTTCTTCAGCTCCCATTTGACCTCCACCTTGACCTTGGGGTAGGACTTCAGGATCGGGAGCGTTGTCGCGTAGGCCGCTTTGGTACCAGCCTGCAAATAATATGGTCAGATAATgatctatcagagaagttgatttataggcagatggcggacttacgtattttggtcgtgttatgtcaaacccagccgacagatcacgacgtgctacaaggctttaaatgaacgtggacgggACGCTGCTGGtatgtcaaaaatggcgtttttgtatgatggcagcgttagttccttttttcgccacgttcatttaaagcctcgtCGAGctctaacattgaattgacatataccccgaccaaatgacgtagccacgtaggtctgccatcttcTGCCTATGAACCAATAATTTCTTGAGTAATAAAGACACGGAGGTAGGAGACACAACTCGTAGGAAAAAGTTCTAAAGCTACGGTCTGTATATTTAAGGTACACAAAAATATTGCTATTTGCTTGAGCATTGTATTTTTATGGACACGTACCTATAATTATTCGTCTCGTTGTTATGACTTTAAATGATAATATGATACGTAATAATTTACTGAAACCTGTAATATAATAACTCCCAagtcccacaccggtttcggtgacggtggccggtttcattgaaaccaggccagttacgcaggagtaattttatagtgtgtgcgcaatacacaagagcactctctattccttttactctctgctctcatagcccagtgggacggaagaccgacatgactggcgagaggtcaggcgcaggaccgactttttacatgcccatccgacgcatggatcatcttacttgtcagacaatcaggtgaacCTGATGATCAGccggacaatgcaggctgatcaccctgcattgtcctaaccaatcttggaaatatgtaacatgtttccaacgcgggaatcgaacccacgacctccgagtcaagagccatgctctgaaccactggaacacggaggcgttaaaaaaaatttaagtaaatgaAACCTTAAAAGAAGCTATATTATGTTAGCAGCTGTTTAGTATAAAATGGTCATTCAAACTTTGGCATTTTCAagtataatttcattaaaagcCTAAATCCCACGTAGCTATTAAGAACAGGCTTCTGAAAACTATTGTTATTTGCCAAGAACGTCTTTTGTATGAGTTGGTCAACTGAACAATTAGTCAACAAACATTAGTTGTTTTCTATTGAATCACTTATATTATTGGACAAAATATTGTTAGATATAGTTCCTAAATAACTTATTTTCGATAATATTTCTGTAGATATCTTTTATATCGATCGTTATATAtttcgatatatcgatattatatatataggATACGAACCTCTCATAAGCCATACTGCATACAGAACTACTTTTAGGTAAGTATATCAAGATGATTTTAtacggaatataatattatgttaaggcgCGTCACTCGTCGGGAGGCTAAATAAAATTACGTAAATATACATAGCACGTATTGTTGCGATCAGTTCACTTAGTATGGCTGCCAGTACAAATCAGTAACTCCGTCAGCCCTTGCATAACCCATTCAAGTTCTTCGATATATAACTCTAACTTGGTAGACATGGCGATGGAGGATCGATGCTCTAAATCGATAAAAATACTTGGCATTTAACTTAGATCGGAAGCATGATGGGAGCTCCTTGCCACTTGCTAGATAAAGCTATAAGggcctactctcataaaaatataaattcgccACTGGCTAAGGGCCGCATGCTATCTAAATTCGGCACTGCATAAGATAATATGCGACTACTGGCATGGAACTACCAATGCGTCTACACACAGAGTCTTGAGGCAATCATTCTTTCCGTTGATGTTCAACAACAACCTATGagttgtctggcagaaactgctgtTAGCGGTAAGACTGCCTATTTTTACCTACATGGTTTTCCTATATGTATTGTGTGGTTTTCCTATTTGTATTATctttttaagtttagttttaagttgcacaaataaagaattttctattctattctatgaGGGTTGCATCGTACAAATAACTATAGAATTACCTTGATGGGGCACTTAAGTCCGGAGTCGTGGCAGGCGTCGGGCTGCGGCAGGGGGAAGGGCACGGGCAGGTTCATGATGATGCCGTGCACCTCCGTCTCCAGCTTGTCGACCTCCACACCTGGGGGGCAGGCACACTTGGTTATAATCCTACAcaaagaggatataaactactagcgttttcggcatctagaactgccccggggcagggcaggccgaatggGGACCTATACTtagtccgccatctgcataggaatcatcTTCTCTGATATATAATCTACAGTTAGTCagttacacagtacacacatttCTATGAATAATGAAGTTCTGTGCCATGGGCTAGGCAGGCCCATGTCTCACATTTTAAACCATGTTTTGACTACAGTATACTAAAAAACTTTAGTCTGAAGGAAGCCTTAGTtagtgtatttatttatgtatctttaaaGTTTTTACGCTTTGAAATTATAGAaaattaactaaatattttttattattttgcaatagAAGGCATAGTAGTGCAGCTGTGGAATGGAATTTTTAATATTCGTCTACGAGTTTTGTATAACACAACGCGAAACCTTATCTAATAATGGAGTAAAATCGGATCATTTTATATCTTACCTAATTGATGTAGACAAATTGGAACTTGGAATTGGGGTAGGTCATGAATATAGTCTAAGAACTAGATTTCACTTGAGGAAAGGCTGTATTGTTATATAAGAGTAAGACATAAAAATCCGCATATTTTGTAGCAACGGTTAAATAATATAACACGTGTAGATATAGTTATAGGTCCCTATCTACTTATTAcctattaggttggggaaaaagtttcttcgcattttatataaacattcaaaaggtttttttttataaagtttatttacaattgactaaagtagttttgttcgataactttttgttaTCCTGTTtgtagggagtagggacatgatccggcattgctataaaaatttttgggcttctgatgaaaaaactgcgacaagtggttttggcagtcctcttgtgatgtcaacctgacactgcctaagaaattctgcagcgaccgaaataggtggaaatctgaaggtgcaaggtcaggactacggcggatgcattaacacctcccagccaaactcctgtaatttttgctgagtggctaaagatgtgtgaggtctagcgttatcatggtaaaaaaccacaccccttctgttgattaattctgaaattttccgattgcaatcttaatgcccatggattttttttttatgaaataagggggcaaacgagcaaacgggtcacctgatggaaagcaacttccgtcgcccatggacactcgcagcatcagaagagctgcaggtgcgttgcctgcctttttaagagggaataggggagggtagggaagggaatagggtaggggattgggcctccggtaaactcactcattcggcgaaacacagtgctagcgctgtttcacgctggttttctgtgagaacgtggtatttatccggtcgagccggcccattcgtgccgaagcatggctctcctacgttaAGAGCAtcgatcataataataaatcggtaactactttattaaaatttttgctgattgttgccaactacaaataataattttgtttctagaGAGATATTGTACCTTTTgggtgtattgcattctttaaatggggatggagccacatattttaagtgttttgaCCTATCGTACCTCTATTTTGTGGCCTCAgtgtgtgtcatgatagctagtttctGAGACTACGAaggcataaaactaccgaaatatgcactatcaacgaaaaattgccaaaatatgcactatcgcctaaaaagtaccattatatgcatttgcataattatgctcgtgggagagccatgcttcggcacgaatgggccggctcgaccggagaaataccacgttctcacaaaaaaccggcgtgaaacagcgcttgcgctgtgtttcgccgagtgtgtgagtttaccggaggcccaatcccctattccctaccctaccctattcccttcccttcccatccctacccttccctattccctcttaaaaggccggcaacgcacctgcagctcttctgatgctgcgagtgtccatgggcgacggaagttgctttccatcaggtgacccgtttgctcgtttgcccccttatctcataaaaaaaaaatgcacgtatgcaaatgcatataatccgatgtctagtgatAACTCAGGACTACCTTTAACCCAGACTGATGCACAGCACCAGTTTGGGATGGCCCAAGTTACTAAATGTATACTCACTTGGTGTGAAGTCGATGCTGATGGTGGCATTGCTGTTCCTCTTTAGCACACACTCTTTGGCGTCCTCCGCACACCCGCTCACTCCCACATTGTCGATCGTCGCTAGCTTAGACCCTGGAATCACAATTTTGTGGTGTTATTAACCTAAATAGATATTTTAACGTTACGACATCGTGTCGTAGATTTCCACGACGCGACGtagtatcgtgtttatgtgtggGAGGCCAGACAGTAGACTTGCCAGTGGCCATAGACGAACCGCTAGTTGCAGTCGTTGGGGCCTACTTTTCTATATATAAAAAGGTACTCTGTGGGCCTactgctctagagcggtcgcgttgaaCGATTGCTCCAACCgttcaagaactgctcgaggggtccgtgtattgcggatatcTACTTAGTTTGGAAACTGCAGATCGGCTTGCGGCTCCGTCCATGGACAGCCTTAGGTTTATGCTAACATTACACCCATCATGTTTTAATCACTTACGGATTATGTCGCTGCTTTCCAGCAAGCAGACGAAACGTCAGGAATAAGAAAAGTGCTCTGTGACAAAATCTGCTAGTGACTAAATTGACAATTCAAAATAATCTGGCTAATCGTCCAACAAGATCTCGTCTCCGAGGAATGGCGTTCCAAATACCACAGGCGAATGGGGACTTCGCCTGTGGATATGTAGGACTAATAGCTGCGCtcatttacaatttacacctccatcgtgggtatcgcagacacgatagattttcaattgttatgcggcagccggctgccgcttggggattgatgggttaactgCCGTcctcagaaacgaataataattacctatCAGTAAATAAATTGAGATGAAAACTCTTCagtcaattattaaaaatcaagGACTTGTTTCACCTCTTCCTGATAAAATGCcggataagtgccggataggctatccacaacttttttgacagattctccatactctatctgtcaagttaagtggtggatagcctatccggcacttatcaggaagtagtgaaacagacccttataTCATAATGACGtgtctgagtgcggccgtaa
It encodes:
- the LOC121734850 gene encoding ecdysteroid-regulated 16 kDa protein-like — protein: MLFYFLSVLLLASAQAKFYTDCGSKLATIDNVGVSGCAEDAKECVLKRNSNATISIDFTPSVEVDKLETEVHGIIMNLPVPFPLPQPDACHDSGLKCPIKAGTKAAYATTLPILKSYPKVKVEVKWELKNDKDESIICIMIPAKIN